In the Flavobacterium acetivorans genome, one interval contains:
- a CDS encoding MFS transporter: MEKRKLGFWEIWNMSFGFLGIQMGFALQNANASRILQIFGADVHELSWFWIIAPLMGLIVQPIIGYYSDKTWGKFGRRKPFFLVGAVLASIGLILMPQAEIFIALLPAIWVGAGMLMIMDASFNIAMEPFRALVGDNLRTDQRTLGFSVQTALIGFGAVIGSWLPYVLTNWFGVSNRNEDGGVPSHLIWSFIIGAIILIGSILITILTTKEYSPEELAQFEDENAHQEALEATVAQKKSSLLDIFEDFRKMPTTMRQLSWVQFFSWFGLFGMWVFTTPAIAHHIYGLPITDNKSVAYQDAGDWVGVLFGIYNFVSAFYAFALPYIAKKIGRKLTHSISLIVGGLGLISMYFVPNEDWLILSMIGVGIAWASILSMPYAILAGSISPMKMGVYMGIFNFFIVIPQIINALIGGPLVKYVYHDNAILALVSSGVSFLIAAVLVVKVKDVDDVIKQ; the protein is encoded by the coding sequence ATGGAAAAGCGTAAGTTAGGTTTCTGGGAAATTTGGAACATGAGTTTCGGTTTTTTGGGAATACAAATGGGTTTTGCCCTTCAAAATGCTAATGCCAGCAGAATTCTTCAAATTTTTGGTGCCGATGTGCATGAACTATCCTGGTTTTGGATAATCGCTCCTTTAATGGGATTGATTGTTCAGCCCATAATAGGCTATTACAGTGACAAAACCTGGGGCAAATTTGGACGAAGAAAACCTTTCTTTCTAGTTGGCGCTGTATTGGCGTCTATTGGTTTAATTTTAATGCCACAAGCCGAAATTTTCATTGCGCTATTACCCGCCATTTGGGTTGGTGCCGGAATGCTGATGATTATGGATGCTTCCTTCAACATTGCCATGGAACCCTTCCGGGCTTTAGTAGGGGACAATTTAAGAACAGATCAAAGAACCCTTGGATTTAGCGTTCAAACTGCCCTAATCGGATTTGGAGCGGTAATCGGTTCTTGGCTGCCTTATGTGCTTACCAATTGGTTTGGCGTTTCCAATAGAAACGAAGATGGAGGTGTTCCCTCCCATCTTATTTGGTCCTTCATCATTGGAGCCATCATTCTTATTGGTTCGATACTAATTACCATTTTGACCACCAAAGAATATTCACCTGAAGAATTAGCACAATTTGAGGACGAAAATGCCCATCAAGAAGCTTTAGAAGCAACTGTTGCCCAAAAAAAATCCAGCCTATTAGACATTTTTGAAGATTTTAGAAAAATGCCTACCACAATGCGACAGCTGAGCTGGGTTCAGTTTTTTTCTTGGTTTGGTCTTTTCGGAATGTGGGTATTTACCACTCCCGCTATAGCGCATCATATTTACGGTTTGCCAATCACTGACAACAAAAGTGTGGCTTATCAAGATGCCGGTGACTGGGTTGGCGTATTATTTGGGATTTACAATTTTGTTTCGGCTTTCTACGCCTTTGCTTTGCCTTACATTGCTAAAAAAATCGGAAGAAAACTAACCCATTCCATTTCCTTAATCGTCGGTGGATTAGGGTTAATCTCGATGTATTTTGTACCCAATGAAGACTGGCTAATCCTCTCTATGATTGGTGTGGGAATTGCCTGGGCAAGTATCCTATCTATGCCTTATGCTATTTTAGCAGGTTCCATTTCCCCAATGAAAATGGGCGTTTACATGGGAATTTTCAATTTCTTTATCGTTATCCCTCAAATCATCAATGCCTTAATTGGCGGCCCTTTAGTTAAGTATGTCTATCATGACAATGCCATACTTGCCTTAGTTAGCAGCGGAGTTAGTTTTCTTATTGCCGCCGTATTAGTGGTAAAAGTGAAAGATGTTGATGATGTAATAAAACAATAA
- a CDS encoding glycoside hydrolase family 65 protein — protein MNQDYIKPDNWSIIEEGFDAERVKSSESLFSIGNGAMGQRANFEEKYTGDSFQGSYIAGIYYPDKTKVGWWKNGYPEYFAKVLNAPNWIGIDIEINGENLDLNSCTSIKNFRRELNMKEGWYHRSFDATLKNGTEISVNVRRFLSLDLDEVGMINYEITPLNKDAKIIYKPYIDAGVTNEDANWDEKFWEPLKVKKSGNEAFVTAQTFKTHFEVTTFMQNSIWQNGENLSISPSAIDSLPDKIKFSYDVIVAQGQKSAIQKIGGYAVSLNHKNTLAAAEKAIQSALAKGYDQLLNDQIEAWAKIWEMSDITIDGDVKAQQGIRFNIFQLNQTYSGKDSRLNIGPKGFTGEKYGGSTYWDTEAYCIPFYMATKDQEVARNLLTYRYNQLDKAIENAQNNLGFKDGAALYPMVTMNGEECHNEWEITHEEIHRNGAIAFAIFNYHRFTGDNSYIPEKGLEVLIGIARFWHQRANLSKDKNQFVILGVTGPNEYENNVNNNFHTNYIAKWCINYTQEQIQKVALEFPLDHKRIVEKVQLSDSEIQQWKKVADNMYFPKSEELGIYLQQDGFLDKDLVPVAGLDPSQRPINQKWSWDRVLRSPYIKQADVLQSFYFFEEHFSKEELKRNFEYYESFTVHESSLSPCVHSIQAAALDKMDMAYAFYLRTSRLDLDDYNKEVKEGCHITSMAGTWMSIVEGFGGMRVKEDKLHFSPKIPKQWKAYSFKINFRNQILTVAVSQNKTTFSVNGDTDLALVVNGQAVMATKLEIA, from the coding sequence ATGAATCAAGATTATATAAAGCCAGACAATTGGTCTATCATTGAAGAAGGATTTGATGCAGAGAGAGTAAAATCGTCTGAAAGCCTGTTCAGCATCGGTAACGGAGCCATGGGCCAACGTGCTAATTTTGAAGAAAAATATACCGGAGACAGCTTTCAGGGAAGTTATATTGCCGGAATTTATTATCCGGATAAAACCAAAGTGGGCTGGTGGAAAAACGGTTATCCCGAATATTTTGCCAAAGTTTTGAATGCCCCAAATTGGATTGGAATTGACATCGAAATCAACGGTGAAAACTTAGATTTAAACAGTTGCACTTCCATAAAAAACTTTCGTAGGGAATTGAATATGAAAGAAGGTTGGTACCATCGCTCCTTTGATGCTACTTTAAAAAACGGTACCGAAATTTCGGTTAATGTACGTCGTTTTCTTTCCTTAGACTTGGACGAAGTGGGAATGATCAATTATGAAATCACTCCTTTGAATAAGGATGCAAAAATAATTTACAAGCCATACATCGATGCCGGAGTAACGAATGAGGATGCTAACTGGGACGAAAAATTCTGGGAACCGCTAAAAGTCAAAAAATCAGGAAATGAAGCTTTTGTTACGGCTCAAACCTTTAAAACCCATTTTGAGGTAACGACCTTCATGCAAAACAGCATTTGGCAAAATGGAGAAAATTTGAGCATCTCCCCTTCGGCAATTGACAGCCTTCCGGACAAAATTAAATTCAGTTACGATGTCATTGTGGCTCAAGGCCAAAAATCGGCGATCCAAAAAATTGGTGGATATGCGGTTTCTTTAAATCATAAAAACACCTTAGCTGCAGCAGAAAAAGCAATCCAATCGGCATTAGCCAAAGGATACGATCAATTATTGAATGACCAAATTGAAGCTTGGGCAAAAATTTGGGAGATGTCGGATATTACCATAGATGGCGATGTAAAAGCCCAACAAGGAATCCGTTTTAATATTTTCCAGTTGAACCAAACCTATTCGGGAAAAGACAGCCGATTGAATATTGGACCAAAAGGTTTCACCGGTGAAAAATACGGAGGTTCCACTTATTGGGACACCGAAGCTTATTGTATTCCTTTTTATATGGCGACCAAAGATCAGGAAGTTGCCCGAAATTTATTGACCTATCGCTACAATCAATTGGATAAAGCGATTGAAAATGCTCAAAATAATTTGGGTTTCAAAGACGGAGCGGCTTTGTACCCGATGGTTACCATGAATGGCGAAGAATGCCATAACGAATGGGAAATTACCCATGAGGAAATTCACAGAAATGGCGCCATTGCTTTTGCGATTTTTAATTACCATCGTTTCACGGGTGACAATTCTTATATTCCTGAAAAAGGATTGGAAGTTTTAATTGGGATTGCGCGTTTTTGGCATCAAAGAGCCAATTTGTCTAAAGATAAAAACCAATTTGTCATCTTGGGAGTTACCGGACCTAACGAATACGAAAATAACGTCAACAACAATTTCCACACCAATTATATAGCCAAATGGTGTATCAATTATACGCAGGAACAAATTCAGAAAGTTGCCTTAGAATTTCCTTTGGATCACAAACGAATCGTTGAAAAAGTACAATTATCTGATTCTGAGATTCAACAATGGAAAAAAGTAGCCGATAATATGTATTTCCCAAAATCGGAAGAATTGGGGATTTATTTGCAGCAAGACGGATTTCTGGACAAAGATTTGGTTCCCGTAGCAGGTTTAGACCCTTCGCAAAGACCAATCAACCAAAAATGGTCTTGGGATCGGGTATTGCGTTCACCTTATATCAAACAGGCCGATGTGTTGCAAAGCTTTTATTTCTTTGAAGAACATTTCTCCAAAGAGGAATTGAAACGCAATTTTGAATATTACGAATCTTTTACGGTTCATGAAAGCTCGCTTTCGCCTTGTGTGCACTCGATTCAGGCGGCGGCATTGGACAAAATGGATATGGCTTATGCTTTTTACCTAAGAACTTCCCGATTGGATCTCGATGATTACAACAAAGAAGTCAAAGAAGGCTGTCATATTACCTCGATGGCAGGAACTTGGATGAGTATCGTGGAAGGTTTTGGCGGAATGAGAGTCAAAGAAGACAAGCTTCATTTTTCTCCAAAAATCCCAAAACAATGGAAAGCCTACTCCTTTAAAATCAATTTTAGAAACCAGATTTTGACGGTTGCCGTTAGCCAAAACAAAACCACTTTTTCGGTAAATGGAGATACTGATTTAGCCCTTGTGGTTAACGGACAGGCTGTAATGGCCACTAAACTTGAAATAGCATAA
- a CDS encoding LacI family DNA-binding transcriptional regulator codes for MKKKITLKQIARELDVSISTVSKSLRDSSEIGEETRLKVQAFAKFYNYKPNNIALSLKNRKSKAIGIIIPEIVHHFFSTVINGIEQVANEYGYSVIICLSDDSFDKEVLNMEMLANGSIDGFIMSLSKETQFKGDFHHITEVINQGMPVVMFDRVTNEILCDKVIIDDKSAAYEAVQSLIDNGKKKIALVTTVDYVSVGKLRTDGYVKALLDNGIPFDENLIIKIEDVDTCEIIISKLLQDKAIDAVFAVNELFAVTCIKTANKMGIRVPEDLSVIAFTDGIISKYSTPTITTVSQNGIKMGNKAAKMLIDRLESEEDEEENYKTEVIETHLIERESTN; via the coding sequence ATGAAGAAGAAAATAACCCTTAAACAAATAGCCCGAGAATTGGACGTGTCCATTTCAACCGTTTCGAAGTCACTTAGAGACAGTTCCGAAATTGGAGAGGAGACCCGATTAAAAGTACAGGCTTTTGCCAAATTCTATAATTACAAGCCCAACAATATTGCCCTGAGTTTAAAAAACAGAAAGTCAAAAGCTATAGGAATAATCATCCCCGAGATTGTACATCATTTTTTCTCGACTGTCATCAACGGAATTGAACAAGTAGCCAACGAATACGGCTATAGTGTTATCATCTGTCTTTCGGACGATTCTTTTGACAAAGAGGTCCTTAACATGGAAATGCTGGCCAACGGAAGCATCGATGGTTTTATCATGTCGTTATCTAAAGAAACCCAGTTCAAAGGCGATTTTCATCATATTACCGAAGTAATCAATCAAGGAATGCCCGTTGTCATGTTTGACAGGGTAACCAATGAAATCCTTTGCGACAAAGTCATTATTGACGACAAATCGGCCGCCTACGAGGCAGTTCAAAGCCTGATTGACAATGGAAAGAAAAAAATTGCCCTGGTAACCACGGTCGATTATGTAAGTGTGGGCAAACTAAGAACGGATGGTTATGTTAAAGCGCTTTTGGACAACGGAATCCCATTTGATGAAAATTTAATCATCAAAATTGAAGATGTAGATACTTGCGAAATCATCATCAGCAAACTATTGCAAGACAAAGCCATTGATGCCGTTTTTGCGGTAAACGAGCTTTTTGCGGTAACCTGTATTAAAACAGCCAATAAAATGGGGATAAGAGTTCCCGAAGATTTATCCGTAATTGCTTTTACTGACGGTATCATTTCAAAATACTCGACTCCTACCATTACTACCGTAAGCCAAAACGGAATAAAAATGGGCAATAAAGCCGCAAAAATGCTCATTGACAGATTAGAATCTGAGGAAGATGAAGAAGAAAATTACAAAACCGAAGTAATTGAGACCCATCTGATCGAAAGAGAATCAACTAATTAA
- a CDS encoding RagB/SusD family nutrient uptake outer membrane protein, with translation MKKYRKYFDIKKVLIAFVLVTLASCSLDITPKDDDDFTSEQFYATPGAYKQFLAKIYGGLAVTGQKGPDGESDLGSGAGTVNEGFSQYLRGYWQLQELTTDEAIIAWGESDNPTIKDLNFNTWNADNVFLEAFFARVFYQVSLSNEFLRETTDAKLDSRGVSATLREEIKRYRAEARFLRALSYYHGIDIFGKLPFGTDADPLGTPPQMQTREFVFNYIITELDAIEADMAAPKANEYGRADKAALWMLKAKLFLNASIYTGVDKSAEALTAVNAIIGSGYGIAQIPYANLFKADNNTNGAQDEVIFPIAFDGVNTKTWGGMTYLLHGSTDAVSAPLLGIDFGWQGFRVRKEFADIVGTSDARVMYVPGDASPASISDYSKFEQGKKLIKFSNKTSTGGNGKDQTFPDTDFPLFRMADAYLMYAELAVVNGKGSTATALTYVNDLRQRAGVGLVALSDLTPQFILNERAKELYWEGHRRQDLIRFKKYLDTYSWQWKGGSQSGSDLSPNRLIFPIPNKELRANANLSQNPGY, from the coding sequence ATGAAAAAATATAGAAAATATTTTGATATAAAAAAGGTGTTAATTGCATTTGTCTTAGTAACATTAGCCTCTTGCAGCTTAGATATCACTCCAAAAGATGATGATGATTTTACCAGTGAGCAATTTTATGCTACACCGGGGGCATACAAACAATTTTTGGCAAAAATCTACGGTGGTTTAGCCGTTACAGGTCAGAAAGGGCCAGATGGGGAATCCGACTTAGGATCCGGAGCAGGAACTGTTAATGAGGGATTCTCCCAATATTTAAGAGGATACTGGCAATTGCAGGAATTAACTACCGATGAAGCAATTATAGCTTGGGGAGAAAGTGATAATCCAACTATTAAGGATTTGAATTTCAACACTTGGAACGCAGACAATGTTTTTCTTGAAGCATTTTTTGCCCGAGTTTTTTATCAGGTTAGTTTGAGTAATGAATTCTTAAGAGAAACTACAGATGCAAAATTAGATAGCAGAGGCGTTTCGGCAACTTTGCGTGAAGAGATTAAAAGATACAGGGCAGAAGCTCGCTTTTTAAGAGCATTGTCTTACTATCATGGTATAGATATTTTTGGAAAATTACCTTTTGGAACTGATGCAGATCCTTTAGGGACGCCGCCTCAAATGCAAACAAGAGAATTTGTTTTCAATTATATAATAACCGAATTAGATGCTATAGAAGCGGATATGGCTGCGCCAAAAGCAAATGAATATGGTCGTGCAGATAAAGCGGCCCTTTGGATGCTTAAAGCCAAATTGTTTTTGAATGCCTCTATTTATACAGGAGTTGACAAAAGCGCAGAAGCATTGACCGCTGTAAATGCTATCATTGGTTCAGGATATGGTATTGCACAAATACCTTATGCAAACCTGTTTAAGGCTGACAATAATACTAATGGAGCCCAAGATGAAGTTATTTTTCCTATTGCATTTGATGGGGTAAATACAAAAACATGGGGAGGAATGACCTATTTATTACATGGGTCTACTGATGCTGTATCTGCACCATTATTGGGTATAGATTTTGGATGGCAAGGTTTTAGAGTTCGTAAAGAATTTGCTGATATTGTTGGTACAAGTGATGCTCGTGTCATGTATGTTCCTGGTGATGCAAGTCCAGCTTCTATTTCTGACTATTCTAAATTTGAACAAGGAAAAAAATTAATAAAATTTTCCAATAAAACTTCGACCGGAGGAAATGGTAAAGATCAAACATTTCCCGATACTGATTTCCCATTGTTTAGAATGGCAGATGCTTATTTAATGTATGCTGAATTGGCTGTTGTTAATGGAAAAGGAAGTACGGCTACGGCTTTGACCTATGTTAATGATTTAAGACAAAGAGCCGGTGTAGGTCTTGTTGCCTTATCTGATTTGACACCTCAATTCATTTTAAATGAAAGAGCTAAAGAATTGTACTGGGAAGGACACAGAAGACAAGATTTAATTAGATTTAAAAAGTATTTAGACACTTACAGTTGGCAGTGGAAGGGCGGAAGTCAATCTGGTTCCGATTTATCTCCAAATAGGTTGATATTCCCAATTCCAAATAAAGAATTGAGAGCTAATGCTAATTTGTCGCAAAATCCTGGATATTAA
- the pgmB gene encoding beta-phosphoglucomutase translates to MIKKAFIFDLDGVIVDTAKYHYLAWKKIAEELNIDFTLEHNELLKGVSRVRSLDIILELGKIEASQEDKNKWLVQKNEDYLSYLVDMDQSEILPGVLDILKHLKEQNQAIALGSASKNARPILEKTGILHYFDAIVDGNDVSNAKPDPEVFLIAAQLLGVQPKDAIVFEDSVAGIQAANIGKMISIGIGEEAILNEAKYIFKDFTHINRSFIEALIQK, encoded by the coding sequence ATGATTAAAAAAGCATTTATATTCGATCTTGACGGTGTGATCGTAGATACTGCCAAATACCATTATTTGGCTTGGAAAAAAATTGCAGAGGAACTAAATATCGATTTCACACTCGAACACAATGAATTATTAAAAGGAGTCAGCCGAGTGCGTTCCTTGGATATCATTTTAGAATTAGGCAAAATTGAAGCCTCACAAGAAGACAAAAACAAATGGCTCGTTCAAAAAAACGAAGACTATTTATCCTATTTGGTTGATATGGATCAAAGCGAAATATTACCAGGTGTTTTAGACATTTTAAAACATTTGAAAGAACAAAACCAAGCTATCGCCTTGGGTTCGGCAAGTAAAAATGCCAGACCTATTCTGGAGAAAACAGGAATCCTCCATTATTTCGACGCTATTGTTGATGGTAATGATGTTTCAAATGCCAAACCCGATCCGGAAGTTTTCTTGATTGCTGCCCAACTATTAGGAGTACAACCCAAAGATGCCATTGTTTTTGAAGATTCTGTGGCTGGTATTCAGGCGGCCAATATCGGAAAAATGATCAGCATCGGAATTGGAGAAGAAGCTATTTTGAACGAAGCAAAATACATATTTAAAGATTTTACACATATAAACAGAAGCTTTATAGAGGCTTTAATTCAAAAATAA
- a CDS encoding SusC/RagA family TonB-linked outer membrane protein, producing MKTIYKKLLFLLLLLPFGVLAQNTISGIVLDKTSGQPIPGVNINIQGSTNGVSTDFDGKYQLSNIKKGDKIVFSFIGYKNAIINYDSQKIVNVSLGEDENQLKEVVVQVGYGSVKKKDATGAVDLITTKEFNRGAITSVDGLLNGRAPGVVVTSSGTPGNEAVIRIRGGSSLAASNDPLIVIDGLPIDGGLSAVNPNDIETFSILKDASATAIYGNRGSNGVIIITTKKGSKKDIQVSLNTFTTLNTLAKKIDVYSADDYRALVGEVAPGKVGLLGNSKTDWQKEIFHTSVTSDVSLSVMGNLFKKIPSRLTIGNTDNNGILMTSNFKRSTASAALNPTFFEDHLKVNLTANYSYTTKRNADEGAIGSAISYDPTQSVYDSNSIFGGYTEWTDPVSGNPRGTSNPVSQLKERRDISNGHRFFGNINIDYKFHFLPELRAILNAGMDKQDGDGSVTINPLSRSGYNASVVGNEQIGSYSETWYHNKNNNISAQLNYNKSFGKLDVDFLGGYEYQEFGKRDYRSGNRNLFGLNLGEEKNEDVYTDPGNKLGAYFGRANLGFDSKYLLTVNFRRDGSSKISPENKWANFLGYAFAWKIKEENFLKDSNAISDLKLRLGYGEVGQQNINAPIDWFKRYSTSNNNSYQFGNSFVVISKPEGYNENLKWERSTKYNIGLDFGFMNNRLKGSLDGYFSETNDLFSQVAEGSLQNLRIYGYRNIGSLQSKGVDFSLNYQAVQNEKFNLNLNYNVAYNKSEITDLFSDGLQIGGVGLGGFVQTHKVGLAPFSYWVYEQVYDVAGKAIQGVYVDRNKDGVIDSNDKYNYKKPQADVTMGFMANATFYKNWDFSMAWRASLGNYVYDRISADRSVLTSINNTVDNTLNNAPVDYSNTFFTSAVKESDYYVKDGSFLKLDNVTLGYKFSEVLGGKTSLRFYAGVQNVLTITNYKNIDPEVFNDGIDGSIYPRARMYMLGVNANF from the coding sequence ATGAAAACAATTTATAAGAAGTTGTTATTTTTATTGCTGCTGTTGCCTTTTGGTGTTCTGGCACAGAATACTATAAGCGGGATTGTTCTGGATAAAACATCAGGACAACCTATTCCGGGAGTGAATATAAATATACAAGGCAGTACAAATGGTGTTTCAACAGATTTTGACGGCAAGTACCAATTATCAAATATTAAAAAAGGAGATAAAATAGTATTCTCTTTTATTGGATATAAGAACGCGATAATTAATTATGATTCCCAAAAAATAGTAAATGTTTCTTTAGGAGAAGATGAGAATCAATTAAAAGAAGTGGTGGTTCAGGTAGGATACGGAAGCGTTAAGAAAAAAGATGCTACAGGTGCTGTAGATTTAATTACTACCAAGGAATTTAACAGAGGAGCAATTACAAGTGTAGACGGTCTTCTTAACGGGCGAGCTCCTGGTGTTGTGGTAACTTCATCTGGGACGCCGGGTAATGAAGCGGTTATAAGAATTCGTGGGGGTTCGTCTTTAGCAGCAAGTAATGATCCATTAATCGTAATTGATGGTTTGCCAATTGATGGCGGACTTTCGGCGGTTAATCCAAATGACATTGAAACATTCTCTATATTAAAAGATGCATCTGCAACTGCTATATATGGAAATAGAGGTTCAAATGGGGTGATTATCATAACGACTAAAAAAGGATCTAAAAAAGACATTCAGGTTTCATTGAATACCTTTACGACCTTGAATACTTTGGCTAAGAAGATTGATGTATATTCAGCCGATGATTACAGAGCCTTAGTTGGCGAAGTAGCACCCGGTAAAGTTGGACTTTTAGGCAATTCAAAAACGGATTGGCAAAAAGAAATTTTCCATACTTCTGTAACTTCAGATGTTAGTTTATCGGTGATGGGTAATTTGTTTAAAAAAATACCTTCAAGATTAACAATAGGAAATACGGATAATAACGGTATTTTGATGACTTCTAATTTCAAGAGATCAACGGCATCGGCAGCTTTAAATCCAACGTTTTTTGAGGATCATTTGAAAGTTAATCTTACAGCTAATTATTCTTATACAACCAAAAGAAATGCTGATGAAGGCGCAATAGGAAGTGCTATTTCTTATGATCCTACTCAGTCGGTATATGATTCCAATTCTATTTTTGGAGGGTATACAGAATGGACAGATCCTGTTTCAGGAAATCCAAGAGGAACTTCAAATCCGGTAAGTCAATTAAAAGAAAGACGAGATATTTCTAATGGTCATAGATTTTTTGGAAATATTAATATTGATTATAAATTCCATTTTTTACCTGAGTTAAGAGCAATTTTGAATGCTGGGATGGACAAACAAGACGGAGACGGTAGTGTAACTATAAATCCACTTTCTCGTTCCGGTTATAATGCGAGTGTTGTAGGAAATGAGCAAATAGGTTCATATTCAGAAACTTGGTATCACAATAAAAACAATAACATAAGCGCACAATTGAACTACAATAAATCATTTGGCAAATTAGATGTAGATTTCCTAGGAGGTTATGAATATCAGGAATTTGGCAAACGAGATTACAGATCAGGAAACAGAAATCTTTTTGGATTGAATCTGGGAGAAGAAAAAAATGAAGATGTTTATACTGATCCGGGAAATAAATTAGGAGCTTATTTTGGTCGTGCTAACTTAGGTTTCGACAGCAAGTATTTGCTAACAGTTAACTTTAGAAGAGACGGTTCTTCTAAAATTTCTCCAGAAAACAAATGGGCAAATTTCCTTGGTTATGCTTTTGCATGGAAAATTAAAGAAGAAAATTTCTTGAAAGATTCTAACGCTATTTCTGATCTGAAATTGCGATTGGGTTATGGCGAAGTGGGTCAACAAAATATTAATGCACCTATTGATTGGTTCAAAAGATATTCTACTTCTAACAATAATTCCTACCAATTCGGGAATTCATTCGTGGTTATTTCTAAGCCAGAAGGTTACAATGAGAATTTAAAATGGGAAAGAAGCACGAAATATAACATTGGTTTGGATTTTGGCTTTATGAATAATCGTTTAAAAGGATCGTTGGATGGTTATTTCTCAGAGACAAATGATTTATTTTCTCAGGTTGCCGAAGGATCTTTGCAGAATTTGAGAATCTATGGTTATAGAAATATCGGTTCTTTACAATCAAAAGGAGTAGACTTTTCATTAAACTATCAGGCAGTACAAAACGAAAAATTTAATCTGAATTTAAATTATAACGTTGCCTACAATAAATCGGAGATAACGGATTTGTTTTCTGATGGGCTTCAAATAGGCGGAGTAGGATTAGGCGGTTTTGTACAGACACATAAAGTAGGATTGGCTCCTTTTTCTTATTGGGTATACGAGCAAGTGTATGATGTCGCTGGTAAAGCTATTCAAGGGGTTTATGTGGATAGAAATAAAGATGGTGTTATTGACAGCAACGATAAATACAATTATAAAAAACCACAAGCAGATGTTACCATGGGCTTCATGGCAAATGCAACATTTTATAAAAATTGGGATTTTTCAATGGCTTGGAGAGCAAGTTTAGGTAATTATGTATATGATAGAATATCTGCGGATAGATCGGTATTGACTTCGATCAATAATACGGTTGATAATACCTTGAATAATGCGCCGGTTGATTATAGCAATACGTTTTTTACTTCGGCTGTAAAAGAATCCGATTATTATGTTAAAGATGGTTCTTTCCTTAAGTTAGACAATGTTACATTAGGGTATAAATTTAGCGAAGTTTTAGGTGGTAAAACATCTTTAAGATTCTATGCAGGTGTTCAAAATGTGCTTACAATAACGAATTATAAGAACATTGATCCAGAAGTTTTTAATGATGGTATCGATGGGTCAATTTACCCTAGAGCAAGAATGTATATGTTGGGTGTAAATGCTAATTTTTAA